In Pseudomonas coleopterorum, the genomic window GGCCATGGCCGATGCCGCGCCCATCCGCGAGCGTGAGCAGATCGCCCTGGCCCAAGGCAGCGGTCGGGTGCTCGCCGATGACCTGATCGCCACCCTCGACCTGCCTCCCTGGCCCAATAGCGCCATGGACGGCTACGCGCTGCGCCGAGACGACTGGCAGGGTCAACCCCTGCGCGTCAGCCAGCGTATCTTCGCTGGCGCCGTGCCCGAGCCGCTGGAGCCCGGCACCTGCGCACGCATCTTCACCGGCGCCCCGATGCCGGACGGCGCCGACTGCGTGGAAATGCAGGAAAACGCTCGCATCGAGGATGATGAGCGGGTGAGCTTCAACCAACCCTTGAGAGTTGGCCAGAACATCCGTCCGCAAGGGCAGGAAACCCGTATCGGCGACCGCCTGCTGACGGCGGGCAGCCGCCTGGGCGCGATCGAGCTGGGGTTGCTGGCGTCCATGGGGCAGGCCCATATCGACGTGGTTCGCCGACCACGGGTGGCGGTACTGTCGACAGGCGATGAATTGGTCGAACCGGGTCAGCCGCTGGGGCCCGGACAGATCTACAACAGCAATCGTCAGGTGCTGTGCAGTGCCTTGAGCGGGTTGGGCTGCGAAGTGGTGGACGCCGGGATTCTGCCCGACGATCTGCAACAGACACGCCAGCGCCTGGCGGCGTTGGGTGATGTGGACCTGATTCTGTCCACGGGGGGCGTCTCGGTGGGCGAAGCCGATTTTCTCGGCATCGCCCTGCGCGAGGAGGGTCAATTGGCCCTCTGGAAACTGGCGATCAAACCCGGCAAGCCGCTGACCTTCG contains:
- the glp gene encoding gephyrin-like molybdotransferase Glp; translation: MAELPAAQPLLPIEQALAQLLAMADAAPIREREQIALAQGSGRVLADDLIATLDLPPWPNSAMDGYALRRDDWQGQPLRVSQRIFAGAVPEPLEPGTCARIFTGAPMPDGADCVEMQENARIEDDERVSFNQPLRVGQNIRPQGQETRIGDRLLTAGSRLGAIELGLLASMGQAHIDVVRRPRVAVLSTGDELVEPGQPLGPGQIYNSNRQVLCSALSGLGCEVVDAGILPDDLQQTRQRLAALGDVDLILSTGGVSVGEADFLGIALREEGQLALWKLAIKPGKPLTFGHFRGVPVIGLPGNPASTLVTFTLLARPYLLRRLGVPDVAPLRFQLPAGFAWPRAGSRREYLRGRVEQGRAVIYPNQSSGVLLSAAWAHGLVEIGEGCTVAEGDLVTFIPFSELF